The Paralichthys olivaceus isolate ysfri-2021 chromosome 2, ASM2471397v2, whole genome shotgun sequence genomic interval CTCTCTGCATACGAACCTTGATTTGAATCCACTCAGTACTACATTACTCATTGCTTGGCCGCTGCATTTCGTAAAAAACAATGTCCAAATAAGTAACACACAGTTTTAAGGGATTAAGTTCATCATCTAAAGCAATGACACAAATGAGTTCAAGGCATGTCCAAATGTAATTTCGCTAATTCAACAATGGAGAAATACGGTGGCTGCAGACCCATATACATGCACAAGGGTTGTACTTAGACTGAAATAATCAGGGGTGTAGTTTTTGTAAAACTATCAGAAGAACATCTGTCTTTATCTTTAATGGGCAGATGTGCTTCCAACCCTTGGTTGCTCAGATATTGTGTTTACAGACAACCTGGGAACATAATGTTTGGAGTTATGGCTATTGCCAGTGCAAAggcaaaattaaaatatatcatcatcatgatattgactttattgaaaggaaaaagGTGCTTTAATGACCAATTTCACTTCTACAGAAGCTCACCTCACTGTCCAGACCCAGAAGGATGATCATTACAAAAAAGAATAACGCCCAGAGCTGAGGAAAAGGCATCATGGCGACGGCTCGAGGATAGGCAATGAACGCTAGGCCAGGACCTGCAGTcaacagtgaaaaaataaatgaagcaatattattaatgtaataataataataatattattattctactACATATTAATGTACATGCACTCACCTGACTCTGCCACTtttgatatgtgtgtgttttgctcgtATGCCATGAATCCAAGTGCAGAGAAGATGGCAAAGCCTGCAACAAAACTGGTCCCACTGTTCAGAAGGCACAAATATACACAGTCCCtacaaaacaaaagataaaacttttattttgtattaaatgCATAAACACATGTTTTCATCTTATAGTTCTTATAATCCATAATCATTAATACAACACAGTGATTTAATATTTTGACATGACCTCacacaatacatttttgtttgtcttatCAAACTTACTTGTAGCAGTTATTGTTGTACTTATTATAACTGCCAAGTGCAATAAGACATCCGATGCAAATAGCATAGGAATAAAATATCTGTGTGCCAGCATCCATCCACACCTgcaagacaaacagagacatttacattcacagtaAATTACATATAAAAGGCATTTACTGTGTTGCAACTCAGTAGTTACACAGTGGCCACAGAATCACCTCATGGACATTTGCTAATGTTTTACATAGTTGTCAAAGTTTATGACATAAGCTAAACTGACCATTTGCTAATGTATTTGAACTCTGACACTGCTTAAAACTATGCTTACGTAACCAGACCATCTGGTGTCTCTGATTTCCCCCTGAAGTTTCCACTTTGTCTTTATCATGtgtaaattattttctgtacatgtttgtttgttcaagttATATGATGCTTAAActaaatgtaaaactgaaattCACTAAGCCAAATGGAAACATTCAAATGTCAAGGTACATTTATCACAAAATTCTTTataatttatctttaaatcttttGAAACAGTGGAAACATAGGTTCAATACTAGATATCATCATATCATCTGTGCTTACCTGTGGATCAGTGAGGCGGGATGGATCTGGGTAAAGGTAGAACTTTATCCCATCTATGGCCCCAGGCAATGTGACTCCACGAATAAGCAACGCTATCATCATCACATATGGAAATGTAGCGGTGAAGTAAACCACCTGTGGAAGAGCCACAGTGCAGGTTAATCTGAGGATGTTTAACGacaatgattttttatttttatagattttatgAAGCGATATCTGTCTTGTTAACAGCAATTCTGAGAGTAGCAGCTGTAGAAGGCTGAGGCGCTAACATGCAGAGATGCAGATGTTAATATCAGCCACCTCACCACCAGGTTAACATTTACACAAACcacaacacagagagggagagatttaTGGTTATTGGCTAACTCAAAGTATTGCACATTTACAAATTGTAGTAGTTGATTGATTCAATGGACTGACATCACTGGTTCCATGCCAAAGGTTATCCATGACATGTCTTACCAGTCTTTATTGTGAGTAGTTATATCTGAAGTAGTCTAATTATTAGCTTATGTCAGTGTAACCAGCATTGTTCCTGTTCCATTTATTGTCATATTTTGTGCTCGACAGATTTAAAGTTAACCATGAACTTTGTACAAGCAAAGATCTATGACGGAACGGTAGTGATAGCGGCCTGGTATCTTTTGAAGTGATACGACTGCAGTTTTTACAGAGTAGAAGAAAACACTGTCCACCATAAGTTGTGTTATCAGGAATTCCTCCAGGATTCATCGTCCTTTATGAGTTGCGTCCTATATTGCATAAAacagaaattgttttttgtCGTACCTTCCCCGTGGACTTCACTCCCCTCCAGACACAGAAGTAACAGATGATCCAGGACAACAGAAGGCACAGAGCTAACTCCCATCGTATGCTGCCCAATTCATGGATGCTTCCTGACAGATTCAAAACTCTTCTCCTGCAAagtacattttcagtttttaattcatAAATTGTCAAGACACTTTCAGCTTTGGTTTTGGGCTTTGTTTCCATACTCACTCCCAAAACTCTCTCACAGGTGATGTTGCATTTTCTGGCACAGTCCAGTTGTAAGAATCAGCCTTTCTATCGAACTCCACACACGTCTCTGTTGTAAAGAAACAGGACGTTTTCAACAAGACACTGACACAAACTGCAACAAACCACAGATTTCTTCAGATTGTTCAGTCACCTTTAATGGTTACAGTCACACCTACTCTGAAATCTTAATAGCCTCTTTGCTCCCTGCAGTGTAATTCTTTGTTTACCTGTTTCTCAGGTTCTACTTGAACTGCCACATCCAGCCAAGTCCCTTCAGCTGTTCGCTGAACAAAATACCTGTCTCGCCCTTTGACCTTTACTGTTGTATGTATTTCATAAAAATATTGAGGTCAAGTCTATATTTTACTGGAGGCCTAGAATCGATGAAGGACTTGGGTGAGggggacagatgactgaggaTTGAGTAATGCAAGTCACGAGGGAGCGTCAGTAATCTAAATGACAAAGATTATTACGTAACAGAAGCCAGCTAAGAAAACCTGGCATATTATGACAATGAATCCAGCAGCTGAGCTTTAAACTGCAGATCCCAGGCAGCTGCTCTAATCTACTGATGAATCTCAAGACAGTGAGTTGATCAGCCAATATTACGAATGTCAAAAGGCAATGAGTCATTGTTTTAAGATTAAAGATTAATTCCACatatttgattgtgtgtgtgtgtgtgtgtgtgtgccagcagTCCCATAATAACATACCTGTGTTCCAAATGTTTCTGCAACTCGCCCAAGGGAGTTCAGAGTTAAAGGAGGAGAACAGATACAGGAAAGCCCAGGCCAGGATAATGATGTAATAGATGCTAGAGTACAAAACAACCACCTGACTGCCATAACCTATCCCTGAagacgaacaaacaaacaagacattCAATTAAAACGGTATTATACTTCTCAAACACTTCTGGAAACAATAACAGTTACTGTGTCCAGCACACGACTGTGAAGCCTTGTTATACAGCACTTCATAGTGATAGAAAGTGATAAAGATTACACAAAGATTTGTTTTGAAAatatcaatataaaatataagtatTGTTATTGAGTGGTGGTTAATCATAATAAACTCAAACAAACTTTAAGTcatcaaataaatattaaataaattacaacacagtaacacaaatatatattaagGAAAGCTAATACTGTAAAAGTAGAGAATAGGAAATTACAGTGATTAATTGtaattttcaaatgtaattgaTAAACAATACatgaacaaaaatgtaattgatataagaagtcacatttaaagtgtgtgtgtgtgtgtgtgattcatcaGCTCTCATGTGCAGGACTATTTCTGGCTTGATTTTCAGACTGGCAGTGAAcagaataaatatgtaaatctgCTGTAGTTGATTTACAGATCCACTGTTATCAATttactaatgataataataaagtaatataTGCTCCATGTAATAACTCAAAGGTCAAAGATAAAATTCCAATTAATTATCGGAGCGACACAGCATGTTgtagttaaagaaagtgatgaaaatggAGTGAAGTCTGATAAAAATCTTAGATATCACTACAGGACAGTACACTAGTGTTCTTCATACTGCTTAAAACATTGTTATTTGATGTCTTTTTATGATTACTGcaatttttttgattttgtaaGGATTATAGACttctcttttcttgttttgctgcAATAAAATTCTGACTATCGTCTCTGGTTCAGGGCCGATTGTCTCCCCCTGTGTGACTCTGGTCATGCACAGTGAGAAGACGGTGGCAAGGTATGCAGGCAGGTCGGGATACGAAGAGGATTCCAATAAATCAAGtcaaaagtgacaaaaaaacaatttaatttaacaagCACCAACTGACCAAATAAACTTGTTCAGCCACCTCTACTACCACTTCGTATATTATCGCTTAAGCTAACCTAACAACCAGTCTTATACTCAAAATCTggattcaattttatttgtccatttttttttgtcattcttAGTTCAGCCCTTACACATCCCATAATATTCCAGAGATATTGCAGAAAGACATCATCTAAAAGATTGTAAGATCAATTGTATATACTGAAATTTGTAAAAGTAAATATACAGAGGGAGATATGATCAAATCTAACTCTCTCATTGCAATAAATTGCACAAAATTATCTGGAATTTCACATTTGTTGATTTGAGCAAATTATTTACTCTACATTGACTGCATCATCAGAAAAATATGACTGTAACACTCCATATTTAGTTTCACATATTTTTGGGACTTACAGGTCCAATAacaattaattatatatatatatatataaatgtaactattgttaaaaaaattattaatattttaaaaaacattttatcttgtATTAAATACActtcttttatttcacattgtaAATCCAGATGTTTACCTTCAAACAGGGGACAGATTTTCCTCCAGCAGGTAATACTCCCCTGTTTGGTGTACTGGCCAAGAGAGGTCTCCAGCAGAAACAGGGGGATGCCACAGGTAATAAAAAACAGTATATATGGGATGAAGAACACACCTatggaaaaaatagaaaaaatacaCCACATATGTTGTTTGTAGGTTGAAAACTTTAAACAATCTTAAGAATCATAATATATAACAAAGATGGAGCCAAAGAGATCTacagactttttttaatagtcTGATAGTAAGCAGCAAAAATTACTGGACGGATTAAAAAACTCATTAATTCATTTGTGGTGtgaatctggatcagggggcagatccaatAATTGTTTTCTAACATGGTGAGATAGAGTGTTAGCCTTGGCGGAGTTATGTGCTCTCCAAGATAGAGGGGCGCTTAGAGAGCGCATAACTCCGCCAACAGAAAAAGAGTACCTTCAaagtttttatcatatttgggTGCCTTGAGTAGAGATAATAGGCTTCTTAACATAGCAGTTCTGATGTAGGATTTTAGCCAATGCACAGACAAATATTGGGGGCCACGTAAGTTTAAGctcttcaaaatgttttgcattaaaaacattttttattagtATTACCTGTTTACTTTGACGAGACTAGATAACCCGGAATAATCCAATTCTATTTTTAGTACCGTACATGGATTATATTTGAATGATAATCATCCCTCCCAGTGATGGAAAGTTTCCGTGTGTGGCCAATTGGAACAGACACTGTATTGTACAACAACGTCAAGTCTTTACCCCACCCAACAAAATATGGCTGCACAATAGTGCATTATGAATTTTTTTGAAAAGGAGTACCTTCAaagtttttatcatatttcgggtGCCTTGAGTAGAGATAATAACATAGCAGTTCTGATGTAAGATTTTGCCAATGCACAGACAAATATTtccatgaataaaaaaatgcttctgcaacagtttgagttgtttttcatattcaaaTTTTATGAGGAAAAGCAGCTGATTGTCTTTAACTGAATCTATTTCCTTAAGATTTTAATGACACTCACCTCCGCCATTTTTGTAGCACAGGTAAGGAAATCTCCAAACATTTCCCAGGCCGATGATTTGTCCTGCAACAGCCAAAAGGAACTCAATTTTGCTTGACCACTGTCCTCTGGTCGTGGTGCTGGATGTAGGATGAGCTGAAGCCTTGCTCAGGCTGAACTTGACCTGTGGACTGTGGGCCTCATCCATCGCACTGTAGCAGAAGAAAGATTAACATGACAAATATGTTGTTGCtccattttatatatattactaTTATCTATGCTATTTAAGTATTTCATTTTTGCAGTAGCAAACCTTTATTGAAGAAAACATCCATTTTATTTACAGGTCATTTTTCCTGAGCCCCCTCAGAGTCAAGTTAACAACTTAACTTTACAAAAACAtaccacagcagcaacattgacattatttaattttcataatTCGCACAATACCAGCAGTCTTGCTACATTAGGTCAACAGAGGGTCACTGCTGCTTGGTATGAGAGTGTAATTCTTTCATCAATGTTGCTTTTGTTCTGCTGCCTAGGATTTAATGTGGGAGTGAAGCAACTAGACTGGAAAATATGTGCTACTACATTACTGAAAATTTTTTTTTGATAACATGGTCTAACTAACCTCTCTAAGGCTATAGCACGCACTGCTTTTCTTTGGCAAGGTGTCGGGTGTCACACCTATGGGTGTGATACTACTCGTGGTAGGTTTCTCAGGTATGGGCCAcgtaaagcctagtttatgcttgtgcggacccctacgccgtagcctgacacGCACCTCCAAAGTTTAAGCTCTTCGAAATGTTTGCATTAAAACCATTTTTTCAGTATCACCTAAGGGAGTTTACCTTCATTAGACTAACTAACCCGTTCACAAATTCTGTTTTTAGTACCGTACATGGATTATATTTGAATAATTATTACACCAGCGATGGAAAGCTTCCGTGTGTGGCCAATTGGAACAGACTGAAACACTGCTGCTTTCCAAAATGTTGTTAAGACAAGTTTTTGTCGTTTTGGTTCCTCTCTGGAATCTGTTTTTGCAAGACAACTGCCCAAGAGAGATGAGACATCAGATTGGTGTCAATAGAGATTTATTGTCTTTCTCAAAGACATCTCAATGGGAATTTAACCTACGCCTTTTAATGGTGGTGTCACTGTCTCTGTTCACTAGAGACATTCCTCCCCTTGGTTTTAGGCTCAAAACAGGGAATTAGCAATAACACATCTCTACAAATCAACTGAGTCACAGCTGtcttatttatcatttattcatttcatattcAGGGTCTTTTCCAAGCTTAATGACAGACGACctatttatttgttgaaattgAGGATTGTTGCTGAAGCAGAACTGACCCCAAATCTAACCTTAAACATCCCCATATTTTTAATCCATCTATTTGAAACAACAACCACATCATGGAAATGTAgacataatttatttttgaatgacATTGCTCTTAAAATAAACCCCCAGATGTTTTTTACTCTGAAAACTACTGGAAATACAACAGACAAGCTTGAAGGTGGAATTGAAAAAAAGCAGATACAAACATGCAGCTGCAACCTTGAATCTAGTTGGGATTCGGTATCTTATGGTTCCTCCAGTAGAAGTACACACTACTTAAACTACAGGCACTACAAAAGTGATATGCTGTCAGTTCCTGAAATTCTTCACTAACAACAAAGTAAAAGGTTTACGCACATGGTTCATATTTGAGATGATTCATATTTCAAAGATCATCAGTTTCTGAATGTACAGATGTGGTGT includes:
- the LOC109643449 gene encoding sodium- and chloride-dependent GABA transporter 2-like, whose amino-acid sequence is MDEAHSPQVKFSLSKASAHPTSSTTTRGQWSSKIEFLLAVAGQIIGLGNVWRFPYLCYKNGGGVFFIPYILFFITCGIPLFLLETSLGQYTKQGSITCWRKICPLFEGIGYGSQVVVLYSSIYYIIILAWAFLYLFSSFNSELPWASCRNIWNTETCVEFDRKADSYNWTVPENATSPVREFWERRVLNLSGSIHELGSIRWELALCLLLSWIICYFCVWRGVKSTGKVVYFTATFPYVMMIALLIRGVTLPGAIDGIKFYLYPDPSRLTDPQVWMDAGTQIFYSYAICIGCLIALGSYNKYNNNCYKDCVYLCLLNSGTSFVAGFAIFSALGFMAYEQNTHISKVAESGPGLAFIAYPRAVAMMPFPQLWALFFFVMIILLGLDSEFVGLEALVTGISDMNPAFFHVGHRRKLLLLAISVVSFLIGLVMVTDGGLYIFQVFDYYACSGMTLLLFAILQSVSIGWVYGADRFYENIEDMIGYKPLSLIKYCLKYVTPVICMGTFIFSLIKHTPLKFNNTIEYPWWGYALGWWFTLSSTLMVPIWMLYKVYKTPGTLRERISILCTPADDLPLAGSEKKALELLDLGSPPDSTMSL